In the Streptomyces sp. f51 genome, one interval contains:
- a CDS encoding ATP-dependent helicase produces the protein MVSSAHRALDGFSPATRGWFTGAFSAPTAAQAGAWAAIGAGSDVLVVAPTGSGKTLAAFLAALDQLASTPPPADPRKRCRVLYVSPLKALAVDVERNLRSPLTGIRQESVRLGLPEPEVKVGIRSGDTPPAERRALATRPPDILITTPESLFLMLTSATRDALTGIETVILDEVHAVAGTKRGAHLALTLERLDELLPKPARRIGLSATVRPVDEVARYLSPHRKVEIVQPPSGKEFDLSVVVPVEDLGELGGSPAADGKEGAEKPSIWPHVEERIADLVQSHRSTIVFANSRRLTERLCNRLNEIAYERATGEPLEEAHAPAELMGGSGAAQGAPPVIARAHHGSVSKEQRAQVEEDLKAGRLPAVVATSSLELGIDMGAVDLVVQVESPPSVASGLQRVGRAGHQVGAVSTGVVFPKYRGDLVQAAVVTERMRTGSIESLRVPANPLDVLAQQLVAMTALDTWQVDDLLTTVRRAAPFASLPESAFTAVLDMLAGRYPSDAFAELRPRVVWDRVAGTVTGRPGAQRLAVTSGGTIPDRGLFGVFLAGADPKKGGGRVGELDEEMVYESRVGDVFTLGTSSWRIEDITRDRVLVSPAPGVPGRLPFWKGDQLGRPLELGRAVGAFLREVGSLPEGDARLRLLAAGLDAWAADNVIAYLKEQREACGHIPDDRTIVVERFRDELGDWRVVVHSPFGAQVHAPWALALGAKLSERYGMDAQVMHADDGIVLRLPDADLMSLDLLDQAPSKSGTEWDTEQAPVGAADVAFDKGEVNQIVTDQVGSSALFAARFRECAARALLLPRRNPGKRTPLWQQRQRAAQLLQVASEFGSFPIVLEAVRECLQDVFDVPGLTELMGDIESRKVRLVEVTTPEPSPFARSLLFGYVAQFLYEGDSPLAERRAAALSLDSRLLAELLGQAELRELLDADVLADLERELQWLTEDRRIKDVEGVADLLRLLGPLTRAELAERGAEPEWASELAAARRAIRVRVAGADHWAAIEDAGRLRDALGTALPVGVPEAFTEPVKDPLGDLLARYARTHGPFTSATAAARFGLGTAVTDGALHRLATSGRVVQGEFHPAGIGQEWCDATVLRRLRRRSLAALRHELEPVPPAALAQFLPQWQHVGSGHGLRGVDGLVRAVEQLQGASVPASALEKLVLPSRVAGYTPALLDELTAAGEVVWAGAGSLPGKDGWVSLYLADAAPLLLPAAHPLEPTALHQSVLDALSGGYGLFFRQIADQVRATTHPDATDPQLADAIWELAWSGRLTNDTLAPMRSLLGSGRTAGSTAHRAKRAVPRGRYGSLTGGARPQSRTGPPTAAGRWSLLPGREPDPTVRAHTLTRTLLDRHGVVTRGAVAAEGVEGGFSAVYRILSAFEDSGQARRGYVVEGLGAAQFAMDGAVDRLRAVANARDRGVALIEPPLQDNSPAAHGFPDSAAFRRSGSAGHDGKGHGSDAFTDGSDLTDGGPDALNGLPAGHAPGSPVDPEFPFDPDSPLGPVSPLDPGSAHDFGSAHDFDFGDDHTFSADSALSAGSPHPDGAYPDGRHGGNSPTRRGGSRYPANGAGHPGGAGFAGAGSRPRTASPAVVLAAADPANAYGAALPWPESPTEAGHKPGRKAGSLVVLVDGELALYMERGGKTLLAWPADPDAPVSRDTRLGTAAEALAAAARAGSLGTVTVERVNGASALTSPLGTLLEGAGFIATPRGLRLRA, from the coding sequence ATGGTCAGCTCCGCACACCGAGCGCTCGACGGCTTCTCCCCCGCGACCCGCGGCTGGTTCACGGGGGCCTTCTCCGCGCCCACCGCGGCCCAGGCCGGGGCCTGGGCGGCCATCGGCGCGGGCTCGGACGTGCTGGTCGTGGCACCCACCGGTTCCGGCAAGACACTGGCCGCGTTCCTCGCCGCGCTCGACCAGCTGGCCTCGACGCCGCCCCCGGCGGACCCGCGGAAGCGCTGCCGGGTCCTGTACGTGTCACCGCTCAAGGCACTCGCGGTCGACGTGGAGCGCAATCTGCGCAGTCCGCTGACCGGAATCCGGCAGGAGTCCGTGCGGCTCGGACTGCCGGAGCCCGAGGTGAAGGTGGGCATCCGCTCCGGCGACACCCCGCCCGCCGAGCGCCGGGCGCTGGCCACCCGTCCGCCGGACATCCTGATCACGACCCCCGAGTCGCTGTTCCTGATGCTGACGTCGGCCACCCGCGACGCGCTGACCGGCATCGAGACGGTGATCCTGGACGAGGTGCACGCGGTCGCGGGCACCAAGCGCGGCGCGCATCTGGCGCTCACGCTGGAGCGTCTCGACGAACTGCTGCCCAAGCCCGCCCGGCGCATCGGCCTCTCCGCGACGGTGCGTCCCGTGGACGAGGTGGCGCGCTATCTCTCGCCCCACCGCAAGGTGGAGATCGTCCAGCCGCCGTCCGGCAAGGAGTTCGACCTCTCCGTGGTCGTCCCGGTGGAGGACCTGGGCGAGCTGGGGGGATCCCCGGCCGCCGACGGCAAGGAGGGCGCGGAGAAGCCGTCCATCTGGCCGCATGTCGAGGAGCGGATCGCCGACCTCGTCCAGTCCCACCGCTCGACGATCGTGTTCGCCAACTCGCGCCGCCTGACCGAGCGGCTGTGCAACCGGCTCAACGAGATCGCCTACGAGCGGGCGACCGGCGAGCCCTTGGAGGAGGCGCACGCGCCGGCCGAGCTGATGGGCGGTTCGGGCGCGGCCCAGGGAGCGCCGCCGGTCATCGCCCGCGCCCACCACGGTTCGGTCTCCAAGGAGCAGCGGGCACAGGTCGAGGAGGACCTGAAGGCCGGCCGTCTGCCCGCCGTGGTCGCCACCTCCAGCCTCGAACTGGGCATCGACATGGGCGCGGTCGATCTCGTCGTCCAGGTGGAGTCGCCGCCGTCCGTGGCCTCGGGGCTCCAGCGGGTGGGCCGCGCGGGTCACCAGGTGGGGGCGGTCTCCACCGGTGTCGTCTTCCCGAAGTACCGGGGTGACCTGGTGCAGGCGGCCGTGGTGACCGAACGGATGCGCACCGGCTCCATCGAGTCCCTGCGGGTCCCCGCCAATCCCCTGGACGTACTGGCGCAGCAGCTGGTCGCCATGACGGCGCTCGACACCTGGCAGGTCGACGATCTGCTCACCACGGTCCGCCGGGCGGCTCCCTTCGCCTCGCTCCCGGAGTCGGCGTTCACCGCCGTCCTCGACATGCTCGCGGGCCGCTATCCGTCCGACGCGTTCGCCGAGCTGCGGCCCCGGGTGGTGTGGGACCGCGTGGCGGGCACGGTGACCGGCCGCCCCGGCGCCCAGCGTCTCGCCGTCACCTCCGGGGGCACCATCCCCGACCGCGGACTCTTCGGAGTGTTCCTCGCGGGGGCCGACCCCAAGAAGGGCGGCGGCCGGGTCGGCGAGCTCGACGAGGAGATGGTCTACGAGTCCCGGGTGGGCGATGTCTTCACCCTCGGCACCAGCTCCTGGCGCATCGAGGACATCACCCGGGACCGGGTGCTCGTCTCCCCTGCGCCCGGTGTCCCCGGCCGGCTGCCCTTCTGGAAGGGCGACCAGCTCGGGCGGCCGCTCGAACTGGGGCGCGCGGTGGGCGCGTTCCTCCGCGAGGTCGGATCGCTCCCCGAGGGCGACGCCCGGCTGCGCCTGCTCGCCGCGGGCCTGGACGCCTGGGCCGCCGACAACGTCATCGCCTACCTCAAGGAACAGCGCGAGGCGTGCGGACACATCCCGGACGACCGCACGATCGTCGTCGAACGCTTCCGCGACGAGCTGGGCGACTGGCGCGTGGTCGTGCACTCCCCGTTCGGCGCCCAGGTCCACGCCCCCTGGGCCCTCGCGCTGGGCGCCAAGCTCTCCGAGCGGTACGGCATGGACGCCCAGGTCATGCACGCGGACGACGGCATCGTGCTGCGGCTGCCCGACGCCGATCTGATGAGCCTTGACCTGCTCGACCAGGCGCCCTCGAAGTCCGGCACGGAGTGGGACACGGAGCAGGCCCCGGTCGGCGCGGCGGACGTCGCCTTCGACAAGGGCGAGGTCAACCAGATCGTCACGGACCAGGTCGGCAGCTCGGCCCTCTTCGCCGCCCGCTTCCGCGAATGCGCCGCCCGCGCCCTGCTGCTGCCGCGCCGCAACCCCGGCAAGCGCACCCCTCTGTGGCAGCAGCGGCAGCGCGCCGCCCAGCTCCTCCAGGTGGCCAGCGAGTTCGGTTCGTTCCCGATCGTCCTGGAAGCGGTCCGCGAATGCCTCCAGGACGTCTTCGACGTGCCGGGGCTCACGGAGCTGATGGGCGACATCGAGTCCCGCAAGGTGCGGCTCGTCGAGGTCACCACCCCCGAGCCCTCGCCCTTCGCCCGCTCCCTGCTCTTCGGCTACGTCGCCCAGTTCCTGTACGAGGGGGACTCGCCGCTCGCCGAGCGGCGGGCGGCCGCGCTGTCGCTTGACTCGCGGCTGCTGGCCGAACTGCTGGGCCAGGCCGAACTGCGTGAGCTCCTGGACGCCGACGTCCTGGCCGATCTTGAGCGCGAGCTCCAGTGGCTCACCGAGGACCGGCGCATCAAGGACGTGGAGGGCGTCGCCGACCTGCTGCGCCTGCTGGGGCCGCTCACCCGGGCCGAGCTGGCCGAGCGGGGCGCGGAGCCGGAGTGGGCGTCGGAACTGGCCGCCGCCCGCCGCGCCATCCGGGTCCGCGTCGCCGGAGCCGATCACTGGGCGGCGATCGAGGACGCGGGCCGGCTGCGCGACGCGCTCGGCACGGCATTGCCCGTCGGTGTCCCGGAGGCCTTCACCGAGCCGGTGAAGGATCCCCTCGGCGATCTCCTCGCCCGGTACGCGCGCACCCATGGGCCGTTCACCTCGGCGACGGCCGCCGCCCGCTTCGGCCTCGGCACGGCCGTCACCGACGGCGCGCTGCACCGCCTCGCCACGAGCGGCCGGGTCGTCCAGGGGGAGTTCCATCCGGCGGGCATCGGCCAGGAGTGGTGCGACGCGACGGTGCTGCGCAGGCTGCGCCGTCGTTCGCTCGCCGCGCTGCGCCATGAGCTGGAGCCGGTCCCGCCCGCCGCGCTCGCCCAGTTCCTGCCGCAGTGGCAGCACGTGGGCAGCGGGCACGGCCTGCGCGGTGTCGACGGACTGGTGCGTGCCGTCGAGCAGTTGCAGGGCGCGTCGGTGCCGGCGTCCGCGCTGGAGAAGCTCGTGCTGCCGTCCCGGGTCGCCGGTTACACCCCCGCTCTGCTGGACGAGCTCACGGCCGCCGGCGAGGTGGTGTGGGCGGGGGCGGGTTCCCTGCCGGGCAAGGACGGCTGGGTGTCGCTGTATCTCGCGGACGCCGCCCCCCTGCTCCTTCCTGCGGCACACCCCCTGGAGCCGACGGCGCTGCACCAATCGGTCCTCGACGCCCTCTCGGGGGGCTACGGCCTGTTCTTCCGCCAGATCGCCGACCAGGTCCGCGCCACCACGCACCCCGACGCGACCGATCCACAGCTCGCCGACGCCATCTGGGAGCTGGCCTGGTCCGGACGTCTGACGAACGACACGCTCGCGCCGATGCGCTCCCTGCTGGGTTCGGGCCGCACCGCGGGTTCGACGGCCCACCGTGCCAAGCGAGCGGTCCCCCGGGGGCGTTACGGCTCCCTGACGGGAGGAGCGCGCCCCCAGTCGCGCACGGGTCCCCCCACCGCGGCGGGCCGCTGGTCACTGCTGCCCGGGCGTGAACCCGACCCGACGGTCCGCGCCCACACCCTAACCCGCACGCTGCTCGACCGGCACGGAGTGGTGACGCGGGGGGCCGTGGCGGCGGAGGGTGTCGAGGGAGGCTTCTCGGCCGTGTACCGCATCCTGTCGGCGTTCGAGGACAGCGGCCAGGCACGGCGGGGGTATGTGGTCGAGGGGCTCGGCGCGGCCCAGTTCGCCATGGACGGCGCGGTCGACCGGCTCCGGGCGGTGGCGAACGCGCGTGACCGGGGCGTCGCCCTCATCGAGCCGCCCCTCCAGGACAACTCCCCCGCCGCCCACGGTTTCCCGGACAGCGCCGCCTTCCGGCGTTCCGGTTCGGCGGGCCACGACGGCAAGGGGCACGGCAGCGACGCCTTCACGGACGGGAGCGACCTCACCGACGGCGGTCCGGACGCCCTGAACGGCCTCCCCGCCGGCCACGCCCCCGGCTCTCCGGTCGACCCCGAGTTCCCCTTCGACCCCGATTCCCCGCTCGGCCCCGTCTCCCCCCTGGACCCCGGCTCCGCCCACGACTTCGGCTCCGCCCACGACTTCGATTTCGGCGACGACCACACCTTCTCCGCCGACTCCGCCCTCTCGGCCGGCTCCCCGCACCCCGACGGGGCCTACCCTGACGGGCGGCACGGCGGGAACAGCCCGACCCGCCGCGGTGGCTCGCGGTACCCGGCGAACGGCGCCGGCCACCCCGGCGGTGCGGGTTTCGCGGGCGCCGGCTCCCGGCCCCGTACCGCCTCCCCTGCCGTCGTACTGGCCGCGGCCGACCCCGCCAACGCGTACGGCGCGGCCCTTCCCTGGCCCGAGTCCCCGACCGAGGCGGGCCACAAGCCGGGCCGCAAAGCGGGTTCGCTGGTCGTCCTGGTCGACGGTGAACTGGCCCTGTACATGGAGCGCGGCGGCAAGACCCTGCTGGCCTGGCCGGCCGACCCGGACGCTCCCGTCTCGCGGGACACCCGACTGGGCACCGCGGCGGAGGCGCTCGCCGCGGCCGCCCGCGCGGGCTCGCTGGGCACCGTCACCGTCGAGCGTGTCAACGGCGCCTCGGCCCTCACCTCGCCCCTCGGCACCCTTCTGGAAGGAGCAGGCTTCATCGCCACCCCGCGTGGGCTCCGCCTTCGCGCCTGA
- a CDS encoding AraC family transcriptional regulator: MAGSGQERARHWQFPELPGVDLLRARYVEKIFVRHTHENFVIAAVTEGVEVFHHGGSDQYAGPGSLALVNPDTPHTGRAGVPEGWKYGAVYPSPEMVAEIAAETTALRGTPGFISPVLDDPYAASLVHQVLRAADEGNALAADTLLRVAVTRLLRLNGGPLPQRAVRTAGGRLAARARGVLDERMAEPPTLERLAADLGTSSFALLRAFRDAYGMPPHTWLTDARVRRARRLLDAGSTPAEAAVAVGFTDQPHLNRHFSRIVGVPPGAYQRERKNVQDAGGRLLVPSGTWHNRQLSQTYAVNEAENPTGPSSATPSESGSPSDCPVSPSG; this comes from the coding sequence GTGGCAGGTTCGGGGCAGGAGCGGGCGCGGCACTGGCAGTTTCCGGAGCTGCCCGGTGTCGATCTGCTGCGCGCCCGCTACGTCGAGAAGATCTTCGTGCGGCACACCCACGAGAACTTCGTCATCGCCGCCGTCACCGAGGGCGTCGAGGTCTTCCACCACGGCGGCTCCGACCAGTACGCGGGCCCGGGTTCGCTGGCGCTGGTCAACCCCGACACCCCGCACACCGGGCGCGCGGGCGTCCCCGAGGGCTGGAAGTACGGCGCCGTCTACCCCTCGCCCGAGATGGTGGCCGAGATCGCCGCCGAGACCACCGCGCTCCGCGGCACCCCCGGATTCATCAGCCCGGTGCTCGACGACCCCTACGCGGCGAGCCTGGTCCACCAGGTGCTCAGGGCCGCCGACGAGGGCAACGCGCTGGCCGCCGACACCCTGCTGAGGGTCGCCGTGACCCGGCTGCTGCGCCTGAACGGAGGACCGCTGCCGCAGCGGGCGGTGCGCACCGCCGGTGGCCGGCTCGCGGCACGCGCGCGTGGCGTGCTGGACGAACGGATGGCCGAGCCGCCGACGCTGGAGCGGCTCGCGGCCGACCTCGGCACCAGCTCGTTCGCGTTGCTGCGCGCGTTCCGGGACGCCTACGGCATGCCGCCCCACACCTGGCTGACCGACGCGCGGGTACGCCGGGCCCGCCGGCTCCTGGACGCGGGGTCCACGCCCGCCGAGGCGGCCGTCGCCGTCGGCTTCACCGACCAGCCGCACCTCAACCGCCACTTCAGCCGGATCGTGGGCGTACCGCCGGGCGCCTACCAGCGGGAGCGCAAGAACGTACAAGACGCCGGGGGCCGCCTTCTCGTACCGTCCGGGACGTGGCACAACAGACAGCTCTCCCAGACATACGCAGTGAACGAGGCGGAAAACCCGACGGGGCCGTCGTCCGCGACGCCCTCGGAGTCGGGGTCGCCGTCGGACTGTCCGGTTTCGCCTTCGGGGTGA
- a CDS encoding AzlC family ABC transporter permease produces the protein MRSERGGKPDGAVVRDALGVGVAVGLSGFAFGVTSAGSGLSLLQTCALSLLVFTGASQFALVGALAAGGNPLTAAAGAFFLGVRNAFYGLRLSQLLALPRAVRPFAAQWVIDETTAVALAQPTRRSVRIGFTVTGLSLYVLWNLTTLLGAAGAQAIGDTDAWGLDAAGPAVFLALLAPMLKTTTERAVAGLAVLLGLGLLPVLPAGVPVLVAALSAPAVLYVTGRRRADASRGTSAVPRDGASAAAIDGGVDGGVADTPTGGVDGPPAGARDDGPDVSGEER, from the coding sequence ATACGCAGTGAACGAGGCGGAAAACCCGACGGGGCCGTCGTCCGCGACGCCCTCGGAGTCGGGGTCGCCGTCGGACTGTCCGGTTTCGCCTTCGGGGTGACCTCGGCCGGCAGCGGGCTCAGCCTGCTCCAGACCTGCGCCCTCAGCCTCCTGGTGTTCACCGGGGCCTCGCAGTTCGCGCTCGTGGGCGCGCTCGCGGCCGGTGGCAACCCGCTCACCGCGGCCGCCGGAGCGTTCTTCCTCGGCGTCCGGAACGCGTTCTACGGGCTGCGTCTGTCCCAACTCCTGGCCCTCCCGCGCGCGGTGCGTCCGTTCGCGGCGCAGTGGGTGATCGACGAGACCACGGCCGTGGCGCTCGCCCAGCCCACCCGCCGCAGCGTCCGGATCGGGTTCACGGTCACCGGGCTGTCCCTCTACGTGCTGTGGAACCTCACCACCCTGCTCGGCGCGGCCGGGGCCCAGGCCATCGGCGACACCGACGCGTGGGGCCTGGACGCGGCCGGGCCCGCGGTGTTCCTGGCGCTGCTCGCGCCGATGCTGAAGACCACCACAGAGCGTGCCGTCGCGGGTCTGGCCGTCCTCCTGGGGCTCGGTCTGCTGCCCGTACTGCCCGCCGGGGTCCCGGTGCTGGTGGCCGCCCTGTCCGCCCCCGCCGTGCTCTACGTGACGGGACGCCGCCGCGCGGACGCCTCCCGCGGCACCTCCGCCGTACCGCGGGACGGGGCGTCGGCCGCCGCGATCGACGGTGGGGTGGACGGCGGGGTGGCCGACACGCCGACCGGTGGGGTGGACGGTCCACCGGCCGGCGCGCGCGACGACGGCCCGGACGTGTCAGGAGAAGAGCGTTGA
- a CDS encoding AzlD domain-containing protein — protein MNIWIAIGVTAVGCYAVKLIGLLIPAGVLERPLVQRLAALLPVALLAALTAQQTFADGRVLVLDAKAAGLAAAAVALILRAPFLVVVAAAVVVTAGVRALTG, from the coding sequence TTGAACATCTGGATCGCCATCGGCGTCACCGCCGTCGGCTGCTACGCCGTCAAGCTCATCGGACTGCTGATCCCCGCAGGCGTGCTGGAGCGGCCGCTCGTGCAGCGCCTTGCCGCACTGCTGCCCGTGGCCCTCCTGGCCGCCCTCACGGCCCAGCAGACCTTCGCCGACGGGCGGGTCCTCGTCCTCGACGCGAAGGCCGCCGGACTCGCCGCGGCGGCCGTGGCGCTGATCCTGCGCGCGCCCTTCCTGGTGGTGGTCGCCGCGGCGGTGGTGGTGACGGCCGGGGTCCGCGCGTTGACCGGCTGA